The following coding sequences lie in one Cloeon dipterum chromosome 1, ieCloDipt1.1, whole genome shotgun sequence genomic window:
- the hts gene encoding protein hu-li tai shao isoform X3 — translation MADTSQSESHQQVVTTTVVTTTTTNEHTNGIAEEEDDKAKIRPADIDADMKEMERRKRVEAIMNSRLFREELERIIEVQMRDGGGGTGGLMQQISDIIGASGGRGLGAGPRQCVLPINDIRGVECMAYAKGEKLLRCKVAAVHRLLDLYGWTQGISGHITARLNQDQELFLVNAHGLLFHEVTASSLIKVDMQGVVIESGTTNFGVNVSGFLLHSAIHAARPDIKCVIHVHTPAVLAVSCLKCGLLPLCQESVVIGEVSQHPYIGGLVEAEERDKIARNLGPINKVMFLNNHGAICCGESIEEAFYNVYNTVLACETQLKLMPAGIENLALLSEESRKQLYDAAHGAEAKQQDGAGKRERRLKIGDIEFEALMRMLDNSGFRTGYLYRQPLIKNEPPRPRNDIEVPPAVSSLGFLLEEEELYRQGYRRSGKGNDRTRWLNSPNVYQKVEILETGTPDPKKITKWVDVSNEEWVAENSPTHTSTPVRIDCALQFVPKNTNPKEFKKLQQQIKDNRRADKISAGPQSHILEGVSWEEAKKLQEANAAAQTTNNDQVILVGAASKGIIQRGFQHNAMVYKTPYAKNPFDQISDAEIEKYKRDVERKQRGESCDEDASESEPLSALDSKGRRLRSPTSPLSPASETEEESRDGDTAGAVLVLTKRQTMPILRNVTRSLSARFSLQGENTVNGDDANQSTFSEGSPTKDMSEESPKKDKKKKKGLRTPSFLKKKQKKKVEKSAE, via the exons ATGGCGGACACGAGCCAGTCCGAGTCGCACCAGCAGGTGGTGACGACCACCGTGGTCACCACCACTACCACTAATGAGCACACCAACGGCATTGCTGAAGAAGAGGATGACAAGGCCAAGATTAGGCCGGCCGACATTGACGCT GACATGAAGGAGATGGAGCGTCGGAAGCGCGTCGAGGCCATAATGAATTCGCGTCTCTTCCGCGAGGAGCTGGAGCGCATCATCGAGGTGCAGATGCGGGACGGCGGAGGCGGCACCGGCGGCCTCATGCAGCAGATCTCGGACATCATCGGGGCGTCAGGAGGGCGCGGGTTGGGAGCCGGACCTCGACAGTGCGTCCTCCCCATCAACGACATCCGCGGCGTAGAGTGTATGGCCTATGCCAAAGGCGAAAAGCTCCTCAGATGCAAG GTGGCAGCTGTTCATCGATTGCTCGACCTGTACGGCTGGACGCAGGGCATCAGCGGACACATCACCGCCAGACTCAACCAGGACCAGGAACTCTTCCTGGTCAACGCGCATGGCCTCCTCTTCCACGAGGTCACCGCCTCCAGCCTCATCAAGGTTGACATGCAGGGCGTCGTCATTGAGTCTG GCACGACCAATTTCGGCGTGAACGTGTCCGGTTTCTTGCTGCACTCTGCGATTCACGCGGCGCGTCCAGACATCAAGTGCGTGATCCATGTGCACACGCCAGCAGTGCTGGCCGTCTCCTGCCTCAAGTGTGGCCTGTTGCCCTTGTGCCAGGAGTCAGTGGTGATCGGCGAGGTGAGCCAGCACCCCTACATCGGCGGACTCGTCGAGGCGGAAGAGCGCGACAAAATCGCCCGCAACCTTGGCCCCATCAACAAAGTCATGTTCCTCAACAACCACGGCGCCATTTGCTGCGGCGAGTCCATCGAGGAAGCCTTCTACAACGTCTACAACACGGTGCTCGCTTGCGAAACGCAG CTGAAGCTGATGCCTGCCGGCATCGAAAACCTGGCCCTCCTGAGCGAGGAGTCTCGCAAACAACTGTACGATGCTGCTCACGGTGCTGAGGCCAAGCAACAGGACGGTGctggaaagagagagaggaggCTCAAGATCGGCGACATCGAGTTTGAAGCCCTCATGCGGATGCTAGACAATTCC GGCTTCCGCACTGGCTACTTGTACCGCCAACCTTTGATCAAGAATGAGCCACCCCGACCAAGAAATGATATTGAAGTTCCGCCCGCCGTTTCTTCACTTGGATTCCTGCTCGAAGAGGAGGAATTGTACCGCCAAGG GTACCGGCGTTCTGGCAAGGGCAACGACCGCACCAGGTGGCTCAACTCACCCAATGTGTACCAGAAGGTGGAGATCCTGGAGACGGGCACTCCCGATCCCAAGAAAATCACCAAG tggGTGGATGTGAGCAATGAGGAG TGGGTGGCTGAAAACTCGCCGACTCATACAAGCACGCCCGTGAGAATCGACTGTGCGCTCCAGTTTGTGCCCAAGAATACAAATCCCAAGGAGTTCAAGAAGCTTCAACAGCAG ATTAAAGACAACAGGAGAGCTGACAAAATCTCCGCAGGCCCTCAGTCGCACATTTTGGAAGGCGTTTCCTGGGAGGAGGCGAAGAAGTTGCAG GAGGCAAACGCTGCTGCGCAGACCACCAACAATGACCAGGTGATCCTGGTGGGTGCTGCCTCCAAAGGCATCATCCAGCGCGGCTTCCAGCACAACGCCATGGTGTACAAGACTCCGTACGCCAAGAATCCGTTTGACCAGATTTCGGACGCGGAGATCGAGAAGTACAAGAGAGACGTGGAAAGGAAACAGCGGGGAGAGTCCT GTGATGAAGATGCCTCGGAAAGTGAGCCTTTGTCCGCTCTGGACTCGAAAGGCCGCCGACTCCGCTCACCAACATCACCTCTGTCTCCAGCCTCGGAGACAGAGGAAGAGAGTCGTGACG GAGACACGGCTGGCGCCGTGCTGGTGCTGACCAAGCGGCAGACGATGCCCATTCTTCGAAATGTCACTAGATCCCTGTCTGCACGATTTTCCCTGCAAG GAGAGAACACAGTTAACGGGGACGACGCCAACCAGTCTACATTCTCAGAG GGCTCTCCGACCAAGGATATGTCGGAAGAGTCGCCAAAGAAGgacaagaaaaagaagaagggTTTGCGCACTCCATCCTTCCTTAAAAAGAAGCAGAAAAAGAAGGTCGAAAAGTCGGCAGAGTAA
- the hts gene encoding protein hu-li tai shao isoform X6 → MADTSQSESHQQVVTTTVVTTTTTNEHTNGIAEEEDDKAKIRPADIDADMKEMERRKRVEAIMNSRLFREELERIIEVQMRDGGGGTGGLMQQISDIIGASGGRGLGAGPRQCVLPINDIRGVECMAYAKGEKLLRCKVAAVHRLLDLYGWTQGISGHITARLNQDQELFLVNAHGLLFHEVTASSLIKVDMQGVVIESGTTNFGVNVSGFLLHSAIHAARPDIKCVIHVHTPAVLAVSCLKCGLLPLCQESVVIGEVSQHPYIGGLVEAEERDKIARNLGPINKVMFLNNHGAICCGESIEEAFYNVYNTVLACETQLKLMPAGIENLALLSEESRKQLYDAAHGAEAKQQDGAGKRERRLKIGDIEFEALMRMLDNSGFRTGYLYRQPLIKNEPPRPRNDIEVPPAVSSLGFLLEEEELYRQGYRRSGKGNDRTRWLNSPNVYQKVEILETGTPDPKKITKWVAENSPTHTSTPVRIDCALQFVPKNTNPKEFKKLQQQIKDNRRADKISAGPQSHILEGVSWEEAKKLQEANAAAQTTNNDQVILVGAASKGIIQRGFQHNAMVYKTPYAKNPFDQISDAEIEKYKRDVERKQRGESCDEDASESEPLSALDSKGRRLRSPTSPLSPASETEEESRDGHQVLRIETKQVPRASKAEVVLSDGENTVNGDDANQSTFSEGSPTKDMSEESPKKDKKKKKGLRTPSFLKKKQKKKVEKSAE, encoded by the exons ATGGCGGACACGAGCCAGTCCGAGTCGCACCAGCAGGTGGTGACGACCACCGTGGTCACCACCACTACCACTAATGAGCACACCAACGGCATTGCTGAAGAAGAGGATGACAAGGCCAAGATTAGGCCGGCCGACATTGACGCT GACATGAAGGAGATGGAGCGTCGGAAGCGCGTCGAGGCCATAATGAATTCGCGTCTCTTCCGCGAGGAGCTGGAGCGCATCATCGAGGTGCAGATGCGGGACGGCGGAGGCGGCACCGGCGGCCTCATGCAGCAGATCTCGGACATCATCGGGGCGTCAGGAGGGCGCGGGTTGGGAGCCGGACCTCGACAGTGCGTCCTCCCCATCAACGACATCCGCGGCGTAGAGTGTATGGCCTATGCCAAAGGCGAAAAGCTCCTCAGATGCAAG GTGGCAGCTGTTCATCGATTGCTCGACCTGTACGGCTGGACGCAGGGCATCAGCGGACACATCACCGCCAGACTCAACCAGGACCAGGAACTCTTCCTGGTCAACGCGCATGGCCTCCTCTTCCACGAGGTCACCGCCTCCAGCCTCATCAAGGTTGACATGCAGGGCGTCGTCATTGAGTCTG GCACGACCAATTTCGGCGTGAACGTGTCCGGTTTCTTGCTGCACTCTGCGATTCACGCGGCGCGTCCAGACATCAAGTGCGTGATCCATGTGCACACGCCAGCAGTGCTGGCCGTCTCCTGCCTCAAGTGTGGCCTGTTGCCCTTGTGCCAGGAGTCAGTGGTGATCGGCGAGGTGAGCCAGCACCCCTACATCGGCGGACTCGTCGAGGCGGAAGAGCGCGACAAAATCGCCCGCAACCTTGGCCCCATCAACAAAGTCATGTTCCTCAACAACCACGGCGCCATTTGCTGCGGCGAGTCCATCGAGGAAGCCTTCTACAACGTCTACAACACGGTGCTCGCTTGCGAAACGCAG CTGAAGCTGATGCCTGCCGGCATCGAAAACCTGGCCCTCCTGAGCGAGGAGTCTCGCAAACAACTGTACGATGCTGCTCACGGTGCTGAGGCCAAGCAACAGGACGGTGctggaaagagagagaggaggCTCAAGATCGGCGACATCGAGTTTGAAGCCCTCATGCGGATGCTAGACAATTCC GGCTTCCGCACTGGCTACTTGTACCGCCAACCTTTGATCAAGAATGAGCCACCCCGACCAAGAAATGATATTGAAGTTCCGCCCGCCGTTTCTTCACTTGGATTCCTGCTCGAAGAGGAGGAATTGTACCGCCAAGG GTACCGGCGTTCTGGCAAGGGCAACGACCGCACCAGGTGGCTCAACTCACCCAATGTGTACCAGAAGGTGGAGATCCTGGAGACGGGCACTCCCGATCCCAAGAAAATCACCAAG TGGGTGGCTGAAAACTCGCCGACTCATACAAGCACGCCCGTGAGAATCGACTGTGCGCTCCAGTTTGTGCCCAAGAATACAAATCCCAAGGAGTTCAAGAAGCTTCAACAGCAG ATTAAAGACAACAGGAGAGCTGACAAAATCTCCGCAGGCCCTCAGTCGCACATTTTGGAAGGCGTTTCCTGGGAGGAGGCGAAGAAGTTGCAG GAGGCAAACGCTGCTGCGCAGACCACCAACAATGACCAGGTGATCCTGGTGGGTGCTGCCTCCAAAGGCATCATCCAGCGCGGCTTCCAGCACAACGCCATGGTGTACAAGACTCCGTACGCCAAGAATCCGTTTGACCAGATTTCGGACGCGGAGATCGAGAAGTACAAGAGAGACGTGGAAAGGAAACAGCGGGGAGAGTCCT GTGATGAAGATGCCTCGGAAAGTGAGCCTTTGTCCGCTCTGGACTCGAAAGGCCGCCGACTCCGCTCACCAACATCACCTCTGTCTCCAGCCTCGGAGACAGAGGAAGAGAGTCGTGACG GCCACCAGGTGCTGAGGATCGAGACAAAGCAGGTGCCACGCGCTTCCAAGGCGGAGGTGGTGTTGAGTGATG GAGAGAACACAGTTAACGGGGACGACGCCAACCAGTCTACATTCTCAGAG GGCTCTCCGACCAAGGATATGTCGGAAGAGTCGCCAAAGAAGgacaagaaaaagaagaagggTTTGCGCACTCCATCCTTCCTTAAAAAGAAGCAGAAAAAGAAGGTCGAAAAGTCGGCAGAGTAA
- the hts gene encoding protein hu-li tai shao isoform X1, translating to MADTSQSESHQQVVTTTVVTTTTTNEHTNGIAEEEDDKAKIRPADIDADMKEMERRKRVEAIMNSRLFREELERIIEVQMRDGGGGTGGLMQQISDIIGASGGRGLGAGPRQCVLPINDIRGVECMAYAKGEKLLRCKVAAVHRLLDLYGWTQGISGHITARLNQDQELFLVNAHGLLFHEVTASSLIKVDMQGVVIESGTTNFGVNVSGFLLHSAIHAARPDIKCVIHVHTPAVLAVSCLKCGLLPLCQESVVIGEVSQHPYIGGLVEAEERDKIARNLGPINKVMFLNNHGAICCGESIEEAFYNVYNTVLACETQLKLMPAGIENLALLSEESRKQLYDAAHGAEAKQQDGAGKRERRLKIGDIEFEALMRMLDNSGFRTGYLYRQPLIKNEPPRPRNDIEVPPAVSSLGFLLEEEELYRQGYRRSGKGNDRTRWLNSPNVYQKVEILETGTPDPKKITKWVDVSNEEWVAENSPTHTSTPVRIDCALQFVPKNTNPKEFKKLQQQIKDNRRADKISAGPQSHILEGVSWEEAKKLQEANAAAQTTNNDQVILVGAASKGIIQRGFQHNAMVYKTPYAKNPFDQISDAEIEKYKRDVERKQRGESCDEDASESEPLSALDSKGRRLRSPTSPLSPASETEEESRDGHQVLRIETKQVPRASKAEVVLSDGDTAGAVLVLTKRQTMPILRNVTRSLSARFSLQGENTVNGDDANQSTFSEGSPTKDMSEESPKKDKKKKKGLRTPSFLKKKQKKKVEKSAE from the exons ATGGCGGACACGAGCCAGTCCGAGTCGCACCAGCAGGTGGTGACGACCACCGTGGTCACCACCACTACCACTAATGAGCACACCAACGGCATTGCTGAAGAAGAGGATGACAAGGCCAAGATTAGGCCGGCCGACATTGACGCT GACATGAAGGAGATGGAGCGTCGGAAGCGCGTCGAGGCCATAATGAATTCGCGTCTCTTCCGCGAGGAGCTGGAGCGCATCATCGAGGTGCAGATGCGGGACGGCGGAGGCGGCACCGGCGGCCTCATGCAGCAGATCTCGGACATCATCGGGGCGTCAGGAGGGCGCGGGTTGGGAGCCGGACCTCGACAGTGCGTCCTCCCCATCAACGACATCCGCGGCGTAGAGTGTATGGCCTATGCCAAAGGCGAAAAGCTCCTCAGATGCAAG GTGGCAGCTGTTCATCGATTGCTCGACCTGTACGGCTGGACGCAGGGCATCAGCGGACACATCACCGCCAGACTCAACCAGGACCAGGAACTCTTCCTGGTCAACGCGCATGGCCTCCTCTTCCACGAGGTCACCGCCTCCAGCCTCATCAAGGTTGACATGCAGGGCGTCGTCATTGAGTCTG GCACGACCAATTTCGGCGTGAACGTGTCCGGTTTCTTGCTGCACTCTGCGATTCACGCGGCGCGTCCAGACATCAAGTGCGTGATCCATGTGCACACGCCAGCAGTGCTGGCCGTCTCCTGCCTCAAGTGTGGCCTGTTGCCCTTGTGCCAGGAGTCAGTGGTGATCGGCGAGGTGAGCCAGCACCCCTACATCGGCGGACTCGTCGAGGCGGAAGAGCGCGACAAAATCGCCCGCAACCTTGGCCCCATCAACAAAGTCATGTTCCTCAACAACCACGGCGCCATTTGCTGCGGCGAGTCCATCGAGGAAGCCTTCTACAACGTCTACAACACGGTGCTCGCTTGCGAAACGCAG CTGAAGCTGATGCCTGCCGGCATCGAAAACCTGGCCCTCCTGAGCGAGGAGTCTCGCAAACAACTGTACGATGCTGCTCACGGTGCTGAGGCCAAGCAACAGGACGGTGctggaaagagagagaggaggCTCAAGATCGGCGACATCGAGTTTGAAGCCCTCATGCGGATGCTAGACAATTCC GGCTTCCGCACTGGCTACTTGTACCGCCAACCTTTGATCAAGAATGAGCCACCCCGACCAAGAAATGATATTGAAGTTCCGCCCGCCGTTTCTTCACTTGGATTCCTGCTCGAAGAGGAGGAATTGTACCGCCAAGG GTACCGGCGTTCTGGCAAGGGCAACGACCGCACCAGGTGGCTCAACTCACCCAATGTGTACCAGAAGGTGGAGATCCTGGAGACGGGCACTCCCGATCCCAAGAAAATCACCAAG tggGTGGATGTGAGCAATGAGGAG TGGGTGGCTGAAAACTCGCCGACTCATACAAGCACGCCCGTGAGAATCGACTGTGCGCTCCAGTTTGTGCCCAAGAATACAAATCCCAAGGAGTTCAAGAAGCTTCAACAGCAG ATTAAAGACAACAGGAGAGCTGACAAAATCTCCGCAGGCCCTCAGTCGCACATTTTGGAAGGCGTTTCCTGGGAGGAGGCGAAGAAGTTGCAG GAGGCAAACGCTGCTGCGCAGACCACCAACAATGACCAGGTGATCCTGGTGGGTGCTGCCTCCAAAGGCATCATCCAGCGCGGCTTCCAGCACAACGCCATGGTGTACAAGACTCCGTACGCCAAGAATCCGTTTGACCAGATTTCGGACGCGGAGATCGAGAAGTACAAGAGAGACGTGGAAAGGAAACAGCGGGGAGAGTCCT GTGATGAAGATGCCTCGGAAAGTGAGCCTTTGTCCGCTCTGGACTCGAAAGGCCGCCGACTCCGCTCACCAACATCACCTCTGTCTCCAGCCTCGGAGACAGAGGAAGAGAGTCGTGACG GCCACCAGGTGCTGAGGATCGAGACAAAGCAGGTGCCACGCGCTTCCAAGGCGGAGGTGGTGTTGAGTGATG GAGACACGGCTGGCGCCGTGCTGGTGCTGACCAAGCGGCAGACGATGCCCATTCTTCGAAATGTCACTAGATCCCTGTCTGCACGATTTTCCCTGCAAG GAGAGAACACAGTTAACGGGGACGACGCCAACCAGTCTACATTCTCAGAG GGCTCTCCGACCAAGGATATGTCGGAAGAGTCGCCAAAGAAGgacaagaaaaagaagaagggTTTGCGCACTCCATCCTTCCTTAAAAAGAAGCAGAAAAAGAAGGTCGAAAAGTCGGCAGAGTAA
- the hts gene encoding protein hu-li tai shao isoform X2: MADTSQSESHQQVVTTTVVTTTTTNEHTNGIAEEEDDKAKIRPADIDADMKEMERRKRVEAIMNSRLFREELERIIEVQMRDGGGGTGGLMQQISDIIGASGGRGLGAGPRQCVLPINDIRGVECMAYAKGEKLLRCKVAAVHRLLDLYGWTQGISGHITARLNQDQELFLVNAHGLLFHEVTASSLIKVDMQGVVIESGTTNFGVNVSGFLLHSAIHAARPDIKCVIHVHTPAVLAVSCLKCGLLPLCQESVVIGEVSQHPYIGGLVEAEERDKIARNLGPINKVMFLNNHGAICCGESIEEAFYNVYNTVLACETQLKLMPAGIENLALLSEESRKQLYDAAHGAEAKQQDGAGKRERRLKIGDIEFEALMRMLDNSGFRTGYLYRQPLIKNEPPRPRNDIEVPPAVSSLGFLLEEEELYRQGYRRSGKGNDRTRWLNSPNVYQKVEILETGTPDPKKITKWVAENSPTHTSTPVRIDCALQFVPKNTNPKEFKKLQQQIKDNRRADKISAGPQSHILEGVSWEEAKKLQEANAAAQTTNNDQVILVGAASKGIIQRGFQHNAMVYKTPYAKNPFDQISDAEIEKYKRDVERKQRGESCDEDASESEPLSALDSKGRRLRSPTSPLSPASETEEESRDGHQVLRIETKQVPRASKAEVVLSDGDTAGAVLVLTKRQTMPILRNVTRSLSARFSLQGENTVNGDDANQSTFSEGSPTKDMSEESPKKDKKKKKGLRTPSFLKKKQKKKVEKSAE; the protein is encoded by the exons ATGGCGGACACGAGCCAGTCCGAGTCGCACCAGCAGGTGGTGACGACCACCGTGGTCACCACCACTACCACTAATGAGCACACCAACGGCATTGCTGAAGAAGAGGATGACAAGGCCAAGATTAGGCCGGCCGACATTGACGCT GACATGAAGGAGATGGAGCGTCGGAAGCGCGTCGAGGCCATAATGAATTCGCGTCTCTTCCGCGAGGAGCTGGAGCGCATCATCGAGGTGCAGATGCGGGACGGCGGAGGCGGCACCGGCGGCCTCATGCAGCAGATCTCGGACATCATCGGGGCGTCAGGAGGGCGCGGGTTGGGAGCCGGACCTCGACAGTGCGTCCTCCCCATCAACGACATCCGCGGCGTAGAGTGTATGGCCTATGCCAAAGGCGAAAAGCTCCTCAGATGCAAG GTGGCAGCTGTTCATCGATTGCTCGACCTGTACGGCTGGACGCAGGGCATCAGCGGACACATCACCGCCAGACTCAACCAGGACCAGGAACTCTTCCTGGTCAACGCGCATGGCCTCCTCTTCCACGAGGTCACCGCCTCCAGCCTCATCAAGGTTGACATGCAGGGCGTCGTCATTGAGTCTG GCACGACCAATTTCGGCGTGAACGTGTCCGGTTTCTTGCTGCACTCTGCGATTCACGCGGCGCGTCCAGACATCAAGTGCGTGATCCATGTGCACACGCCAGCAGTGCTGGCCGTCTCCTGCCTCAAGTGTGGCCTGTTGCCCTTGTGCCAGGAGTCAGTGGTGATCGGCGAGGTGAGCCAGCACCCCTACATCGGCGGACTCGTCGAGGCGGAAGAGCGCGACAAAATCGCCCGCAACCTTGGCCCCATCAACAAAGTCATGTTCCTCAACAACCACGGCGCCATTTGCTGCGGCGAGTCCATCGAGGAAGCCTTCTACAACGTCTACAACACGGTGCTCGCTTGCGAAACGCAG CTGAAGCTGATGCCTGCCGGCATCGAAAACCTGGCCCTCCTGAGCGAGGAGTCTCGCAAACAACTGTACGATGCTGCTCACGGTGCTGAGGCCAAGCAACAGGACGGTGctggaaagagagagaggaggCTCAAGATCGGCGACATCGAGTTTGAAGCCCTCATGCGGATGCTAGACAATTCC GGCTTCCGCACTGGCTACTTGTACCGCCAACCTTTGATCAAGAATGAGCCACCCCGACCAAGAAATGATATTGAAGTTCCGCCCGCCGTTTCTTCACTTGGATTCCTGCTCGAAGAGGAGGAATTGTACCGCCAAGG GTACCGGCGTTCTGGCAAGGGCAACGACCGCACCAGGTGGCTCAACTCACCCAATGTGTACCAGAAGGTGGAGATCCTGGAGACGGGCACTCCCGATCCCAAGAAAATCACCAAG TGGGTGGCTGAAAACTCGCCGACTCATACAAGCACGCCCGTGAGAATCGACTGTGCGCTCCAGTTTGTGCCCAAGAATACAAATCCCAAGGAGTTCAAGAAGCTTCAACAGCAG ATTAAAGACAACAGGAGAGCTGACAAAATCTCCGCAGGCCCTCAGTCGCACATTTTGGAAGGCGTTTCCTGGGAGGAGGCGAAGAAGTTGCAG GAGGCAAACGCTGCTGCGCAGACCACCAACAATGACCAGGTGATCCTGGTGGGTGCTGCCTCCAAAGGCATCATCCAGCGCGGCTTCCAGCACAACGCCATGGTGTACAAGACTCCGTACGCCAAGAATCCGTTTGACCAGATTTCGGACGCGGAGATCGAGAAGTACAAGAGAGACGTGGAAAGGAAACAGCGGGGAGAGTCCT GTGATGAAGATGCCTCGGAAAGTGAGCCTTTGTCCGCTCTGGACTCGAAAGGCCGCCGACTCCGCTCACCAACATCACCTCTGTCTCCAGCCTCGGAGACAGAGGAAGAGAGTCGTGACG GCCACCAGGTGCTGAGGATCGAGACAAAGCAGGTGCCACGCGCTTCCAAGGCGGAGGTGGTGTTGAGTGATG GAGACACGGCTGGCGCCGTGCTGGTGCTGACCAAGCGGCAGACGATGCCCATTCTTCGAAATGTCACTAGATCCCTGTCTGCACGATTTTCCCTGCAAG GAGAGAACACAGTTAACGGGGACGACGCCAACCAGTCTACATTCTCAGAG GGCTCTCCGACCAAGGATATGTCGGAAGAGTCGCCAAAGAAGgacaagaaaaagaagaagggTTTGCGCACTCCATCCTTCCTTAAAAAGAAGCAGAAAAAGAAGGTCGAAAAGTCGGCAGAGTAA